The following are encoded together in the Lactuca sativa cultivar Salinas chromosome 1, Lsat_Salinas_v11, whole genome shotgun sequence genome:
- the LOC111912653 gene encoding protein DUF642 L-GALACTONO-1,4-LACTONE-RESPONSIVE GENE 2 — protein MSKLISMLLVLIFVSTSVLAARPPATPMEGLLPNGNFEEPPKATDIKKTVLLGKTALPKWEISGLVEYIHGGPQPGGMYFPVAHGVHAVRLGNEATISQNIAVKAGSLYAVTFGASRTCAQEEVLRVSVPPQSGDLPLQTLYSSDGGDVYAYGFKANSSSVRLTFHNPGVQEDPKCGPLIDAVAIKELLPPRPTRLNIVKNGGFEEGPHRLFNSSNGVLLPPRQEDITSPLPGWIIESLKAVKFIDNKHFNVPSGVAAIELVAGRESAIAQILRTIPNKLYSLSFAIGDAKNGCHGDMMVEAFAAKDTLKAPFKSEGKGKSKVVSMKFKALSARTRVTFYSSYYHTRADDFGSLCGPVIDEVRVFPVRA, from the exons ATGTCGAAACTTATCTCCATGTTGCTTGTTTTAATCTTCGTCTCCACCTCTGTTCTTGCTGCTCGTCCCCCTGCAACTCCAATGGAAG GTCTCTTGCCAAATGGAAACTTCGAAGAACCACCAAAAGCAACCGACATAAAGAAAACAGTCCTGCTGGGTAAAACCGCATTACCCAAATGGGAAATCAGCGGTCTAGTTGAGTACATCCACGGCGGACCTCAGCCGGGTGGAATGTACTTTCCGGTGGCACACGGCGTCCACGCCGTCAGACTCGGGAACGAAGCTACAATCTCTCAAAATATAGCTGTGAAAGCTGGATCTTTATATGCTGTGACGTTTGGTGCTTCCAGGACATGTGCGCAAGAGGAGGTTTTGAGAGTATCGGTGCCACCGCAGTCCGGTGACCTTCCGCTGCAGACTCTTTACAGCAGCGACGGTGGCGATGTCTACGCTTATGGATTTAAAGCGAATTCGAGCTCAGTGAGGTTAACCTTCCATAACCCTGGTGTACAAGAAGATCCCAAATGTGGTCCTCTCATTGACGCCGTCGCCATTAAAGAGCTCCTCCCTCCCAGACCTACTCGCC TTAATATCGTGAAAAATGGCGGATTTGAGGAAGGACCTCACCGGTTATTCAACTCCTCCAATGGCGTCCTCCTCCCTCCTCGACAAGAAGACATAACATCTCCTCTCCCCGGATGGATCATCGAGTCTCTAAAAGCCGTTAAGTTCATCGACAACAAACACTTCAACGTCCCCTCCGGCGTCGCCGCCATCGAACTAGTCGCCGGAAGAGAAAGCGCCATCGCACAAATCCTCCGAACAATCCCAAACAAACTCTACAGCCTATCATTTGCCATTGGAGACGCGAAGAACGGGTGCCATGGAGACATGATGGTTGAAGCATTTGCTGCAAAAGACACCCTGAAAGCTCCATTCAAATCGGAAGGAAAGGGGAAGTCGAAGGTGGTGAGCATGAAGTTTAAGGCGCTGTCGGCGAGAACTAGAGTGACTTTTTACAGCTCGTATTATCACACTAGGGCTGATGATTTTGGATCTCTTTGTGGCCCTGTAATTGATGAAGTTAGGGTTTTTCCTGTGAGAGCTTAA